The proteins below come from a single Balaenoptera musculus isolate JJ_BM4_2016_0621 chromosome 1, mBalMus1.pri.v3, whole genome shotgun sequence genomic window:
- the CCDC27 gene encoding coiled-coil domain-containing protein 27 translates to MLPIRASTPKKKSLVPNWIEKGLVVLWQAASRDEQTPEWKLRQKERSLSKSAQAINRYYRKTRDFNKDTSPQDSGFLSEMEELWHKFLTRPGCPQFSTRSTSMTHYGVVPDLQLQDLGYSRFPTHGILLSGGDIEAECLQQATGVLSVDLRRRSGSATTLALPEDTCVSSETWKVTEDLLSGQESLDTKVDGCRLPFSKSACEFNYLRKKSGSQVLSPAPSNPVLGQSYPRKWVPWYISVIHEKEVQHLSELEVQVQKKDEEILALQEEREALRKQLKCFLQSKSQETLLSEVMREWPSGSAPKLQGRLRTLRTFSGDEEEPEHRQQMQGEHAVAAGGKDLEGGSYEEEEGLEGEAERAADEGPSSSAGRKGALQEKRGEEEEEKAGMMVAAEGEEEEAEGVMELDEEKETQEEEAAGRKRAGSVADAFEEELRAQLEEYEQLVQEFQFQLEITRTRHSLATGAIMSLQRQVEIQESQLQSFNTENEVLQKELWDRKQQLQAMSDKFSNLREDKKREEMMGLIEKDNLFLRQQVSELEKELVKREQTISELEAKVSQLQAQVNQSQDRLQRRKQLQEEMQSKNEMIQQAEQQVRVALESTQSRLERLRNKIIQATFNTIGFKSLATEISDYDILEALQWIISERTDYYNQLKQKGVKVPPLQQSEILSSPSKSKKITSK, encoded by the exons ATGTTACCGATCAGAGCCAGCACGCCCAAGAAGAAAAGTCTGGTGCCCAACTGGATAGAGAAGGGCCTGGTCGTCCTATGGCAAGCGGCCAGCCGGGACGAACAGACCCCAGAATGGAAACTTCGCCAAAAAGAGCGCTCCCTCAGCAAGTCAGCTCAGGCCATCAACCGCTACTACAGGAAGACG AGAGATTTCAACAAGGACACCAGCCCCCAGGACAGCGGCTTCCTGTCTGAAATGGAGGAGCTTTGGCACAAGTTTCTCACACGTCCGGGCTGTCCCCAGTTCAGCACCAGGTCCACGTCCATGACCCACTATG GTGTCGTCCCAGACCTCCAGCTCCAGGACCTAGGCTACTCCCGTTTCCCCACACACGGCATTCTCCTTAGTGGTGGTGACATCGAGGCCGAGTGCCTGCAGCAAGCAACTGGGGTCCTGTCCGTGGATCTCAGGCGGCGGTCAG GTTCAGCCACGACTCTCGCTCTGCCCGAGGACACGTGCGTCAGCTCTGAGACCTGGAAGGTGACTGAGGACCTGCTCTCTGGTCAGGAGAGCTTGGACACGAAGGTGGACG GCTGCCGGCTTCCCTTTAGTAAGAGTGCCTGCGAGTTCAATTACCTTCGGAAGAAGAGTGGATCCCAGGTGTTGAGCCCGGCCCCCAGCAACCCGGTCCTAGGGCAGAGCTACCCAAGGAAGTGGGTACCTTGGTACATCTCTGTCATCCACGAGAAG GAAGTCCAGCACCTCTCCGAGCTGGAGGTGCAGGTTCAGAAGAAAGACGAGGAGATCCTGGCTctccaggaggagagggaggccttGAGAAAGCAGCTGAAATGCTTCCTGCAGAGCAAAAGCCAGGAGACCTTGCTGAgcgaggtcatgagg GAGTGGCCGTCGGGGTCCGCGCCGAAGCTGCAGGGGAGACTGCGCACCCTCAGAACCTTCTCCGGAGACGAGGAGGAGCCGGAGCACAGGCAGCAG atGCAGGGAGAGCACGCCGTGGCCGCCGGAGGCAAGGACCTGGAAGGAGGCAGCTACGAGGAGGAAGAGGGCCTGGAAGGGGAGGCCGAGCGGGCGGCGGACGAGGGGCCGAGCTCCAGTGCCGGCAGGAAGGGGGCTCTGCAGGAGAAGCgaggcgaggaggaggaggagaaggcggGGATGATGGTGGCCgcagagggggaggaagaggaggcggaGGGTGTGATGGAGCTGGATGAGGAGAAGGAGAcgcaggaggaggaggccgcGGGCAGGAAGAGGGCTGGCTCCGTGGCCGACGCCTTTGAGGAGGAGCTGAGAGCCCAGCTGGAGGAGTACGAGCAGCTGGTCCAGGAGTTCCAGTTCCAACTCGAGATCACCAGGACCAGACACTCCCTGGCAACAG GAGCCATCATGTCTTTACAACGACAAGTGGAAATCCAAGAATCGCAACTGCAGAGCTTCAACACGGAGAACGAGGTGCTGCAGAAGGAGCTGTGGGACCGGAAGCAACAGCTGCAAGCCATGTCCGACAAG TTCTCCAACCTCCGGGAAGACAAGAAGCGCGAGGAGATGATGGGACTGATCGAGAAGGACAACCTCTTCCTCCGACAG CAAGTGTCAGAGCTGGAGAAAGAACTGGTCAAGCGGGAACAGACCATCTCGGAGTTGGAGGCCAAGGTCAGCCAGCTGCAGGCCCAGGTGAACCAGAGCCAGGACCGTCTGCAGAGGCGGAAGCAGCTGCAGGAGGAGATGCAGAGCAAGAACGAGATGATTCAGCAGGCGGAACAGCAGGTCCGCGTGGCCCTGGAGAGCACCCAGTCCAGG CTCGAAAGACTAAGGAACAAGATCATCCAGGCCACCTTCAACACCATAGGATTCAAGTCCTTGGCCACCGAGATCTCTGACTATGACATCCTGGAAGCCTTGCAG TGGATCATCTCAGAGAGAACTGACTACTACAACCAGTTGAAACAGAAGGGGGTCAAAGTGCCCCCCCTGCAGCAGTCAGAGATCTTATCCTCGCCCAGCAAGTCCAAGAAGATAACCTCCAAGTAG